Sequence from the Coriobacteriia bacterium genome:
TTCATGCGAACGACTGTGCGTTCGCCGCGGGACTCCACAAGGACCGCCACGCCTGGATCGGCGACGGGACGATCGGGTACGAAGGGTTCGCGCATCTGTTTCGACAGGCGTGCCTGAGAGACCTGCCGATCGTCACCGAGATGCCGGGCGAGGTGCCCTACAAGGACGCCGAGAACATCACGCGCCTCAAACGGCTGCGTGACGCTTGCGCGGAACCCTCAGAGCGCGCCTGACCGCGGAGAGGACCTGAGCGGCAGCCTCATCCGGGTCACCGTTGACGGGGATCCACATGGGTGCCTGTTGCTGGCGGTAGGCGTCGGTCATCCCGATGTCTCTGAGACGGCGGGGTGTCAGTGGACCATCCTGTCGGGCGCGCTGCTGTGCGCGGCGGAGGACACGCAGGATGCGCGCCCCGAAGTCACCTGAGACGACATCGTCGGCCGTGAACCTGATCGTCGCGAAACGCCACCCGCGTACGAGCACGATGGCGGCCATCGAGTGCTCGTCACCCTCGAGCACGACGATGACCTCGTCTGCCGAAGCGCGGCGGGCGACTGCCAGCGCGGAGAGCGTGCGATCGAGCGCGCGTGCCGCGTCGCGGTAGCGCGCGGCATCCTCGAACCGCTCGGCACGTGCGGAGCGCTCCTGCATGGTGTGCAGCATCTCGCGGAAGTCGGCGCCCTCGCCGTTGAACACTGCGAAGGCAGCATGTGCCCTGGCGCGGTAGGCGTCGGGTCCCATCGCCAGCACGTCTGGCGCGTGGCAGAGATGACGATCGCGCCGGAGACACTGGCCTTCGAGGCAGTCGGGCACGGCGCGACGGCATCGGCGCAGGCCGAAGTGCTCCGCTACGATGTCCGCGACAATGGCCGCTGCCCACTCGTTGCCGAGCGGACCCACGAGCTCACCGGTCCGCAACCGTCGTCGTGTGGGGCGCAGGTACGGGTAGTCAGCTGCGGGGTCAAGATGCAGGTACACCGGGCGGCGCTGCTGATGGTTGTTCCGGTTGAAGGCAGGCTGGTATCGATCGTGAAGCCTGACTTCCAGCAGCGAGGCATCGAGACCGGACACG
This genomic interval carries:
- a CDS encoding exonuclease domain-containing protein, with protein sequence MLGLTSLTGGPFVTVDIETTGCRPGTSSVIEIGAARIEDGVVTAHFSALVCPTEPIPPAVQHLTGITEEMTASAMPIEEAILLFRDFAAGAVLIAHNYRFDLSFLDYEAERAWGTPFPRPVLDTLCLARRLCSDVERHNLRDLALRYQIPTVPNHRAFPDALATAEVFLAMVPEIQAAGMTTAAEVARLCGVAQQSRLARKLALATHLPDGSGVYLFRDSESRVIFVGRAKSLRTRIRNHFYAADDTECSSPASEVVSIDHIPLVSGLDASLLEVRLHDRYQPAFNRNNHQQRRPVYLHLDPAADYPYLRPTRRRLRTGELVGPLGNEWAAAIVADIVAEHFGLRRCRRAVPDCLEGQCLRRDRHLCHAPDVLAMGPDAYRARAHAAFAVFNGEGADFREMLHTMQERSARAERFEDAARYRDAARALDRTLSALAVARRASADEVIVVLEGDEHSMAAIVLVRGWRFATIRFTADDVVSGDFGARILRVLRRAQQRARQDGPLTPRRLRDIGMTDAYRQQQAPMWIPVNGDPDEAAAQVLSAVRRALRVPRKRHAAV